The proteins below come from a single Xyrauchen texanus isolate HMW12.3.18 chromosome 1, RBS_HiC_50CHRs, whole genome shotgun sequence genomic window:
- the gal3st4 gene encoding galactose-3-O-sulfotransferase 4 isoform X2, whose translation MACRWSTRKMRWLGCYRLGPLWKALLVFVAIAFAGQFLGVIFNKSWMQPERPHSFFALPSENSQGLSLGSCQPQTHIMFLKTHKTASSTILNLLYRFGEERGLKFALPVGYQFGYPLPFIALRVKGYRGPHITEFDIMGNHMRFNKPEVEKVMPADTFYFSILRDPVALAESSYAYYKNVAPAFRHAKGLGDFADNPRKYYDPRLRNNHYARNLLWFDFGLDHNANYSSALVKHGVAAVRRNFKLILLSEYFDQSMVLLRHALCWPLDAVVSFSLNARQQLPSGRSGWVGKPAPPAPLALTDKQRLKLQEWNSLDWHLYQAFNITFWQEVERFGQSQMEAEVTMLRLRREVLARVCLRDGGRPIEASRIRDKTIRPFQSGLVKILGYELQPGLDNATWGACLRMIRPEIQYKDLLDLWQFPRAQKPPGADTIPGGLPVRREPSVFRTEDQKGKRLVEKDWDGTVLRNQSLKQVESRVRL comes from the exons CTGGATGCAGCCAGAGAGGCCTCATTCCTTCTTTGCTCTTCCTTCTGAGAATTCCCAAGGGCTCTCTCTGGGATCTTGTCAGCCCCAGACCCACATCATGTTCCTAAAGACTCACAAGACAGCCAGCAGCACCATTCTCAATCTGCTCTATCGCTTTGGAGAGGAGCGGGGCCTAAAATTTGCCCTGCCTGTGGGGTACCAATTCGGCTACCCACTTCCCTTTATCGCCCTGAGGGTGAAGGGGTACAGGGGTCCTCACATAACGGaatttgacatcatgggaaaccACATGCGGTTCAACAAACCAGAG GTTGAGAAGGTCATGCCAGCTGACACCTTCTATTTCTCTATCCTTCGAGATCCTGTGGCATTAGCTGAATCCTCCTACGCCTACTATAAAAATGTTGCCCCTGCTTTTAGGCATGCCAAGGGGCTGGGAGATTTTGCAGACAACCCCCGTAAGTACTATGATCCCAGACTCCGAAACAACCATTATGCTCGCAACTTGCTGTGGTTTGACTTTGGTTTGGATCATAATGCCAACTACAGCTCAGCACTGGTCAAGCATGGTGTGGCAGCAGTACGTCGGAACTTCAAGCTCATCCTTCTGTCTGAGTATTTTGACCAGTCTATGGTGCTGCTCCGTCATGCTCTCTGCTGGCCACTAGATGCTGTGGTTTCTTTTAGCCTAAACGCCAGACAGCAATTGCCCAGTGGAAGGTCAGGCTGGGTGGGTAAGCCTGCACCTCCAGCCCCATTGGCCTTAACAGATAAGCAAAGACTGAAATTACAGGAGTGGAACTCCTTAGATTGGCACCTCTACCAAGCATTCAATATCACATTCTGGCAGGAAGTAGAGCGCTTTGGGCAAAGTCAAATGGAGGCAGAGGTAACCATGCTCAGGTTGAGACGAGAGGTTCTCGCTCGCGTCTGCTTACGTGATGGCGGCCGACCTATAGAGGCCAGTCGCATCCGGGACAAGACCATCCGTCCCTTCCAGAGTGGACTAGTGAAGATCTTAGGTTACGAGCTGCAGCCTGGACTGGACAATGCAACATGGGGAGCTTGCCTACGTATGATCAGGCCTGAGATTCAGTACAAAGACTTGCTGGATCTTTGGCAGTTTCCTCGAGCCCAGAAACCCCCAGGAGCAGACACTATTCCTGGAGGACTCCCAGTAAGAAGGGAGCCCTCGGTATTTAGGACTGAAGACCAAAAGGGGAAGAGGTTGGTGGAGAAAGACTGGGATGGGACAGTGCTGAGGAATCAATCATTAAAGCAGGTTGAATCAAGAGTAAGGCTTTGA